CTCTTCAAGCTGACTAGTATCCTCCTTACCAGCAGCATTCTCCCCAACAGTAACAGGTATATTAATATCTTTACCCGCACCAGGCACATTACCAGTTTCCCCCGCACCAGTGTTTGCAAATTCACCAGTTTCGCCTGACTTGTCAACACCACTAGTACCTTCTTGATTTTTATTCTTCTTACGATTGCGTGATCGCTTCTTACCTTTAGCTTCCTGCCAGTCTTGTGTATCCTCCATCTCCTTGACAGATTCATCAGACTTTGGTTTCCTCCTGCACTCACTCTCACTGTGTCCAATAATGTTACAATGCAAACAGAATTTTGGATGCTTAGGTATCTCCACATATTGCCAGAAAGTTCTCTCACCAGCTGTTAGTAGAATTCTGTCaggaatgtgttttgcaaaatctACATCAACCAGCACTGATGCATAGCTTCCAAACTCCAGATTCAATGTTCTTTGATCAACTACAATCGGATTACCAACTGCTTTCCCAAAGGATAGCAAAGATCTCTCAGTCCATAACTCTGCATGAAGACCCGGGAGATGAACCCAAACAGGTGCACGGGAAGTATTTTGTCTTTCAGGTTCGAAACCAGGGTACCAATCCATCAAACGTAGCTCTTGTTGATTAACAAACCATTTCCTGTTACGGATTCTGGCTTTTGTTTGCTCATCACGCAACATAACTACAAAGAAACCCTTACTCATAGACATAAACCTAACGGAGTTAGGGTTTAGCTTCCATTGAGTAACTAAATTGTTCTTCACCTCCAAAAACTTCAAACCAATGAAGTTGAGTCTTGCAATAAAGCTAAACTCAAAAGGCTTACAACCTTCCTGGTAAAAATAGGTAGGGATTACCAAAGAAGGTTCTCCATTAATTAACGTGGGATTTGGCAGACTACTAACATCAACACCCGTAGGCTGTAATGTTTGACGTACCTTCACTTTTTCCGCAAAGGTTGGAGTTGGTGATCCATTCGTAATATGTAACACAGTTTCCTCAGTCATCATTAATCCTAAGATTAAacaataattgaagaag
This is a stretch of genomic DNA from Papaver somniferum cultivar HN1 chromosome 1, ASM357369v1, whole genome shotgun sequence. It encodes these proteins:
- the LOC113348573 gene encoding uncharacterized protein LOC113348573 gives rise to the protein MTEETVLHITNGSPTPTFAEKVKVRQTLQPTGVDVSSLPNPTLINGEPSLVIPTYFYQEGCKPFEFSFIARLNFIGLKFLEVKNNLVTQWKLNPNSVRFMSMSKGFFVVMLRDEQTKARIRNRKWFVNQQELRLMDWYPGFEPERQNTSRAPVWVHLPGLHAELWTERSLLSFGKAVGNPIVVDQRTLNLEFGSYASVLVDVDFAKHIPDRILLTAGERTFWQYVEIPKHPKFCLHCNIIGHSESECRRKPKSDESVKEMEDTQDWQEAKGKKRSRNRKKNKNQEGTSGVDKSGETGEFANTGAGETGNVPGAGKDINIPVTVGENAAGKEDTSQLEEVLCWLLLKLSFVQRLTLFRQLNRRLLRK